AACGAAGTTAAGGAGACTTTGCAGAATTTCAGACCCTATCCCAAATCTGATTTTTCCCTCATCTTTCCAGATCTTTCATAAGCAGCTTCTTTCTTTTCGAGGCTCACCTCTTTTCATAAGTATTACTGAATTTAACGTCTCAAAACACACAATTTCGTAcctttttattcgaattttcggcagtttgcaagaaaaaatttccacatcaCGACAAAATTGAAACGGAGTGGTGTAAGACGTTTGCGGAGGGGTAGGTAGGGGGAGTtcctattttaaaaacatttcgttttcttaaaattgaagaaaaaaaattattttgaaaaattttcattttgacagactacctacacctacactaTTAGTAAACTTGAATGGTGAacacataaattaatttttgagagctcttaaaatttatttatgacGTCGAAGGAAGAAAAttggtatgattttttgaatgtacagtagataaatcaatttttttcaaatcagggTGCCAAATTTCAGTATCTTACCAAAATTAATTCAGAGGGGAGAGGGgcggaaaaagtgaaaatcatgTATTTAAAAACAGTGGGAAAATTCTCTTCTTTGTAAGTAGAAGATGGcaaagagaaattgaaaagcatAACATCTAAAAGTCTACCAATAGAATTTCTTAGGAAGTTGGAAGTCTTGTTCGAGaacgtgattttgatttttcggttcactttttttgaacgaaCTTCTAAACGAGTGCTCTTTCAACTTATTTCTccttaataataattattattcaaaattcaaaatttgaaaaattattatacccAAATATCTGATTAGAAATGAATTGGAAATTagatatttaaaataaaaattaatttataaagttttataattttatttttgtatttttgaataaatttccttCCAACAacgctattttttcaaaaaattatgatttaaaaaaaaaaactgaaacaacaAAAGTTAAGACACATTCATTGCAAACTTGGAACCAAAATGAACATCCAATGATGaactttttgttcttttttttcaaaatttggtattttattttttagtttgaaattaaatttttgaatttttaaaaataatcaaaacgtaaattggtaaattactggtaatttttggtaaatgagtggtaatttttggtgaattactggtaatttttggtatattactggcattttttggtaaattattggtgatttttaatAAGTTGCTGGTAATTTCTATTGAattatttccttttttctccattttttagagtGAAAAGTCACgaggtataaaattgaaaagagaGGAGAACTCTGAACTGAGAAATACTTAAGCTTTCCTCGCGAACTTGAACGAATGAACTGAACGATGAACTGGACAGTGCGCCTGAGCCTGAACTGAACTTTAAATTTGGACCACAAAACCGAACCTCCCCACCTCCCAAATGCAGGAAATTCACTTTTTCGTACCTGAAAAGGAGCAATGAGAGATTGGACGCATTTGGGATGCTGTTTTGAAGTCAGTGCAAAATTTCGACTTCCTAGATCAATTTGGAGCCGGGTTGGGCAAAGAGTTTTTTTGATTCCAACTCAGAGTCAATTTCCAGTTGACACTGATAACCTAATTCTTGGTttgattcttttaaaaaatggattgtTCGAGAtgcaattattggcaaattgGACAGAAAACTTCACCAAACTCCTGGAGAAGAGTCATTGATTCAAAgttcaattcttttttgaaaatagtcaaaattggCCATTTCTAACTctctttaaaataaaaatgaaaatattaatttatttccTAAAAGAGTTTGCCCAACCCTTCTTCGTAGGAGCTGAAATAGAAAACAGACCAACAAATTATGATTCATGGACTTGAGAAAGTCAGGATTTCATCAGAAATtctgaattaaaataaaagtttcaatttgCCCTAAATCATCTTGACATTTTCCTGTCCCAAGACAAAGCACTTCCTTCATTCActgtcgaaaaatgaaaacaagtgctctgttttttccccaaaaaatgaatttcttttcagaattacaaaaaatgctTCTATTCAGTAAGTTTCTATTTCCTTCCATTGAAAACCGCCTCCAGCGCAGATCCCTCCCCCACCAAATGGGAGCTGTGGGCTAACGAGCCCAGGACAACATATCCCCGTTGTTCAACTATGAGccttccccccccccttaaagTTTGATACTTTTTGTTAGatgtatttatttaattttgcaCAACTGTATCtgaaaaaactctcaaaatattgaaaaaccaaaaaaattctagacATGAGGAAGGATTCGAATCATTAATCATTCTCTGATAATTGCTTGTTCAATGAATTAAAAAGGAGAGGGGCATGTAGATAAAAAAAACAGCTGGGAAACAGAAATATGTTTCCAGAATGAtatgatataattttttcatcactttcaaTGCCATGAATCACATTTCACCCAAATCGAATCAAGAATCGCGGATATATTACAGTTTTTCTGTATAAATTCAACCACTTTCACCCTTCAATTCGCTCATCTCGCACCTCATCGTTGAAAACAAAACAACCAAACGATCCCAAACACTCATACGGATTTCTATTCTAGTTTTAACAACTGTAAgacgaaaaattcatcacaacaATTTCTTAGAAGCCCGACTCACGCTTAAAGCATTCCATCATTAAATATTACACTCGGTTTTGAAATCGACGTAGTCGCAGATACTTTACACGAAACGAACCTCGaagctattttttaaaaaaataatttccaacttcTTGCAAAACTTTAGGATACTTATTAGCTGAAAATATCCGCAGAGGAAGGTAAggtagagtaaaaaaaaaaatgacaaactAAACGCGTACAACCCTTCGCTGTAAAACTTCTAATTACTGACAATAAACATTTACTGGTACGAGCTTGGGAAAGACGCATAAGCACGACATAAAGAGCGCGAACACGTCAAAAAAGGGGTTCCTgtagtgtttcatttttttttctcgcaatgcACAAAAGCTTTTATCTGATCACGAACATATACTCATATAAGCAAGTCTACAACAGTGTACAAGGCTTTCCATCGATTACTCTGTATTCTCCGAGAGTGTGCTACATCTGAACACTGAGATAACTACTAATTCTTTCTCATTCATGGAGCTCGAGTAGTTTACTACGAATATCCACCTATAATATCGcgtattatactcgtacgttaGTAATACACACGTCGTTGGTAGTAAATTTAATGACCCGGTCAAATGGGAAGGTTAATGGACGACGAATTCTTTATGTAGGTAAACTTGGTCGGTGTAAATTTCACTATATAGGAATAAAAATTtccgattcaatttttcatcatctgtCGCCCAACACTGGCCAGCGAAAGTATCGATGAAACCGGTTTCGTCGCGATCGTGTGTATTGAAAATGTCCTTCATAGATCtgacaaaaaatatacatagaTATAAGAGTAATAGTATATAGTGTTAGTAGTTGGTGTACTCGTACTCTTTGGTACATATACCTATTGAAACACAGCGAATCTAGGGATCAAATACGAAAACACACGTGTGCCTAACCCGTTACTAATGCGAATAGCCAATTGGATACAAAgtagtaaaaatgaaaatatcatacGTAAGATGATACATTTTCACATTCGACCGTACTACGTGTGTATTCGAACTCATTTCAGATGATTTTATTACACGTCTGGTCTAGGTACCGACAACGATGATGTGGAATTACACAGCCAGCGCACAACTTACAGAATGCCAAGAGGCTATTCGTGGGGCTAATTCGACTTGATTTTTCTCAATCGTATCGTCGTTaatattgtttaaattttatcgACTCTTTCGAAGGAAAAatggatggaaaatttttccagggcaatttggaaacagtatgttgaaaaaatttcataaatgtaCGAAGAGTACTCCTTTTGCACGATTCAACCCTCCGAAATAATCGCTACGAGATGAAAgagaaaatacatattaaaaacgTTACTTGGAGCGAAAAATATTTGGCATGAATTTTAAGTTGAATGAACTACACGTATATAGCTTTCGGTTCTTcgacagatgaaaaatttataatttttttcgtcgatatgtaaaaatttcaagagttcTGCTCGTAGATTTTCtcgagaagaaaattttctcacgatTCAGCTTGAAATATAATGTGGAAAAAATGGCCCACGTTTCATTTCTCGACGTTAAAATCATCTTATCGAAAGCTTATcgtaataaaattgaatttcgtcGACTCGGCTCTCTATATTCGACAGCAAGGGAATTGATAAGAAAATGCAACGGTCACGTTATGGAATAAATTTATCTTCAATTCACGGCTGGTTCACTTCCTGCGACATtagcaatttgaaaaagtcaaatgaATTAGATCAGCGATACTGTAGAATTAGCTGTATAAGGCAACCTCATTGAAAGATTCTTTTAATAACGTTCGAATTGAATACCGCAAATTGTAGATTGTAGAATATGCCTTTAGAGCAGTCAAAAAATTATCTGTGTTTATTATCATTCAACTGGGATGGATCGATAACAGATCATTAATTATTATTGCAGGGTATTCAATAAACAATTGAAAACCGATGTTTTACACACTCCGAAAAGATAAACCGTGTGAGTAAAATGTTCTCTAATTGAACATTTTgtaatcgaaaattgaaactttaaatttaaaaatactaatTGAACTGAACCGAATACCTCTCGACGAAAACTTATAATGCTATGTATAAGGAAACTGAAAATTAGCGGTGCTTTAATGAATGTGTACCTTTGCGTTATTTCTGTGCATGTGATGCTGTGCTCTTGAAGCTGTTCTACTCTTCTATTCACCAGCCTATATTAATAAAGCGTATTTTTAATTCCAGCTGTTGAAATCAgtattataattaaaaatatatgataattgataattcACACACCAAAGTAAGCTTAAGATCCCAAAATTAAAACTGGGAGACAAtaaagcatttttcatttttgatatgaTAGCTTTTCtaactaaaataaaaatacttaaattCCAGTACTACACGCTACTTACAAACAAGAATCTATTTGTGTGGTTTTAGACATAACAAGTTGATTTTATTCGCGTTCAAATGGCGACGACTATTAAGttaaaatctataaagaaaataaaatttcgtgaTTATTCGGGTAACATTGCGAAAattaaaatgaccatttttttattgaattcaaATACTTCTGAAATCTAATGTTCGAtgtgttttcaaaatgacccGGACGGAGTTCATTGATCAGAAGCATAGATGTAATTATAATATACAAATGTAAACAATGCCAATTATCACAAATGACCAAAATGAATGATTAATAATTTCAGATTACAATCACTGATAAGGTATAATTTATGGATAATTACGAGCCGAATGTTATCTGGTGATGATCTATGCAAGTGTAAGTGTAATATTGGAAATCGGCACAAATGCATTTTGTAGCGGTACACACAAACACACACCCAAAGTTATAAATAAGAGCACATGAGTTTACATTAGATCAGAAGCATTCAAATGCGAGTGAAAATGCCAATATTTATGATAATGTTAATTTGATTGATGAATTAATGGTGTATCAAGCTTTTCTAGCACAATTACCGTAATTAATTGATGGAGATGAAAATGGCACGTAATTTTTCCATGGTGAACTCGACGTCAGCAGTTGTGATACTTGTATTGATTGAATGCACTGTATTTATGATTTATCGAATTAACGCGGTTTTAATATATACTTCTCAACAAACATTTCCACAATTATAATTACACTGACATAACATTTATGTCGAAAACTACTAGCATAGAAATTACATACAAACTCCACTCCCAGAACTGACAAGACATTAGacaacaaacaaaatttcaatgttttgtactgtggccaaaaaaaagtgttgacaTCAATAAGTTCGCTTCACACTTGCGACTAGTTCATCggtgtttttgttatttttcgtctttttttgaattatttctcgataatttttttaattgaataaataaagaAAAGTACAACAATATCAGTGTGAttagaaattattcaatattaGGGGTGTTCGAGCGCTCTCCAGCAAGTTACAGAAACCTGCAGCAATTacagaaaacgttgaaaattttttacagttttttgtaaaattgcattGCAGCAGTATATTGTCCATTTTGAGTCTTTCATGAATCATGAGCGCacaaaacccctaatttttcacattttctgtaaattctGCAGCGTTCTGTAGAGCGCTCGAACACCCCTATTAACAACAGtattgaattgaatgaaaaaaattaaaaatgcaataataaacgttgaaaaaaaaagaaaaattgatcagagataaaaattgaatttgcgCAGATGTTAAATGCATGAGAAAAGTTGATTTGTGATTTCCATCGTAGGATCGCTGCATACGTTTTCACTTTTCGTTTTCACCAGGGCTGCATTTAGCTAGAGCAGCTACAAAAACCAAGTATGCGCAGCGGCCATGTTTACCCCTGGATTACCATCTATATACGCACGATCTATGCTTGAAACTACGTATACGTATCAATCAACGTTTATGTCGTTAATCATTATTATTACATTCATCATGTGGGATTGGTGttaaattttaaagttcaaattttaaaataatttccttaaaaaatttcaaccaataggtaggtaggtattggaaATTTAAATGGCAAAGTGAGAAAGTAATTGGggaaaatgaaatgcaaaaatttttcaaagggtattcccggcTGAAATAGGCAAATAAAATGCCTCTCTcctcgtatttttaaaattttgatgaaaacattgttgggtacctttttaaaaaaatgttggaccaaaaaattttccctcgcCGCACCTTCCTTGACCACAATTGGAAAAACgcttttctcgcaaaaaaatcatacttcatccaattttaaacaaaaattttttaattcacccAAAATGTATGGAGGAGACATATAAGTCTAGccgcatgaatttttttatgattcttTGCCCCCCTCCCGCCCCCAGGGAGGATATATTTCAAATATCAATCAcgcctggaaaaattgcttcaaaattcaccacttaatAGGCACTTAGCCGAGTGATCCcataagtaacgtctatgaatacaGCCCTAAATATTtcccatgaaattttcaaaatttttggaccatcTCCTCCACGGACACAGAGaacaagaattttgaattttaagcaCGTATTGGTAGTTGGGTAGGTACATTTCTCGAATTGGGGTGAGGGGgtcgacttgaaattttttgggatggttttacatcaaaaccaacattttgggcgagtttcatcaaaataggagaaagtacctacatattgtgGTCAAGGAGGATGGGATGACTGGTGAGAGAAAATTACTTGGTACTCTTGGTAcaacattatcaaaatttcaaaaatacgggGAGTGAGCATTTTATTTACCTAGGCTATATTAGCCGGGAATAccatttagtaaatttttgcatttcctcAATTGGTCCAATTATTACTTTCTCACTTTGccatttaaatttcaagtacctacctacctacccaagtATTACTTTACTATTAGttgaaattaagggccgaaTTCATAGATGTTACTCAAGAGACACTTGGCTGagtagtgaattttgattcattttttctcaagaacgaatcaacattttatatttttaaaataataaatcaacacttcggagtccaatctttcaatttatcaaaaaacaaaatttcaaaaattcaatcacgcctgggaaaaatgcttcaagattcgccacttagccaagtgatccctaagtaaagtctatgaatacggcccttaatttttaaaggaaaataaattaaaatttaacacCAATCTCACACGAAAAATGTAACGATAATAATACAACGACCGTGACATAAACGCGAGTGAAGTGATGTAGTTTCAAGCATAGATCTTGTACATATATAGATGGTAATTCAGGGGTAAACATGGCCGCTGCGCATACTCCCTTTTTGTAGCTGCTTTACATTTAGCCAATCGCATTGGCTAAGCTAAAggctaaagctaaaaaaaattttcattagctAAAAGCTAAAGCTAATGGCTTATAACTTCTGATTGGCTAGCTAACGTTTAGctaattgctaatttttttaaaatgaagttgtACCTCAAAACACTCGTTGAAAAAAGACCAATTACATGGTACTCCCAGAAATTGTTTATTGACATATTAATCATATGTATTATGTAAAAAggagtaaaaagtaaaaaaaaaaaaaaaaatactcaaaatcaggtttaaaaatcaaatttacataaaattaagAGTCTAATaggagcaaaaaataaaatcagccagcaatggaaatgaaaaatgattggctAAAAGCTAGCTACTAGCTAATGCTTCGGAGAGTTAGCCAGCTAATGGCTAAAGCTAAAAAAGCATTGGCTACCCTCGGCTAACGGCTAATGGCTAAAAGCTAATGGCTAGCTAAGCAGCCctggttttcacttttttaccgAACTAGgccacattttaaaattacgtagTCCCAAAACGAGCGGATCGCCGGAACTTTCCGGCTACCAATCAGAGACGAGTTCGCAACGCAACGTTAGTTTTCACtcgttttgttttcaaatttcaattttcttgaatttttacagaCATCTCAcgccattttttcgattttaatatttttctttcaaatttttttttaaagaaacacACGGGGTGcgcgctcggcttcgcctcgcgcGTGTCCGTATCTCCTACTTTTGCTACGCGAGTACTCCTCGTGAATCGGGCGCTTCGCGCCCTCGCGGCCCCTCAAGGGCCGCACTCGGAGCAAGAGCTCGCTTCGCTCACTCTGCACTTATTCGGTCGGGCGCTTCGCGCCCTCCCTCAATATTAACATATCGGCATTTAACCTAACCTTAACCTAACCTCTctttaataattacaaaatcatGCCGAATACGAATATGCTGCTTTCTacagcagtcaaaaattcattattcatagtttaaaagcaaaaaataattattaaattgaattttctgtgaaaattgaactcgtaaaaataaaaatcgtgaaaaaaatttttgaaaaaattggtgccCTGAGCTGGGTTCGAACCCAGACCATCGGCACAGGGATCCATCACCTACTCTATGTGGCTACGGAGGCCAGCTTGCCGAGATGCGTTTTTTAGCAGTATACATGTAGACAAACTGCGACAAAAGCTACCCCCCCACGCGCACGTATGTATACGCGTACGCACGCCGCGATTTCATTGGTAGCCGGAAAGTTCCGGCGATCCGCTCCTAGTCCCAAACTTTATTTCttatcaaaacacaaaaaatttttatcaacacaaaatgtaaaaattcgccgaaaatcgaaaattgctgTAGAAATAcgaatagaattttgaaaaactttgttcTTAAAAGTCATCTAACTTCGTAATATTCTAACAAGTAAGTAGATTTTCACctcataattaaaaaatgattgttcGAATTGATTTCAAATGTTTGTCATATGTGTGCAGAAATGTGGAACTCGGTGCGAtatgtttgtaaaaaaagtaTTACCCAGATGGCCAACTTCAATAATTCACTTCATCCGGTGAATGCTATTTTAATACGTTCTTATGCCGATCACTCCAAAGCTTCTCatatgtacacgaattttatgAACTCCGGACCAGATCTTACGAAAGAAGATAACGCTAAACTGTCGAAATGGATGAAACTTAATGAAAAAGTTTACCCTCCTCAAGATCCCTCAGAACCTCCGAGACCTGCTGTAAGTTgacagatatttttttcaatcattttcatcCGAATAGTGGCCTCGACGAATTCGGCTACCATAGTAGGTGAATTTCCTGGGTACATTAGTTACGTAATGTCAATTATGATTGAACTGATTTGGAGACCGGTGGTagtcattttatcaatttttgatcagaaaataGATCTGGTGTTTTTCAGTAAGAACAAAAGTTTACTATGAGCTCTATTTCTTTACTTTTGGGtcccaaaatttagaaaaaaaatacattccaaGTATGTATTCCAAAAGACCTAATTTACCTAATGCTGCGTGGAATAAAAACGTAAATTAGCTATTCTGATTCTCGAGAAGCATTCTTATTTAGACATTTACTAGAAATACACAATATTTATCTtattaatgtaaattttcattgattttcagTACGTTTGCCATGAACTAATCAACTTAAAATACAGTCCGAAGAAAATGTGGTATGTTTGTCGTTTTGTTCGTGGACTAACAATTGACGAAGCTCTTAAGCAGCTAGCACTGGTCGGAAGAAAAGGTGCAGAAATCGCGACACGAGCAATTAATGAAGCGGCTGACATGGCTGTGAAGGATCACAATGTTGAATTCAGAACTAACTTATGGATCGGTAAATTCCGCCTCTGATATGATTATAATTTCAAAGTAAACATATCTTAATTCGTTAACATGTTGTTTTTACATTAGCTGAGTGTTTCCATGGCAGAGGTGTAATGGTGAAAGGAGTACGTAGACATGCTAAAGGCAGAATCGGTTTGGTTCATTACAGATATTGCAACTTTTACATAAGATTAGAAGAAGGTAAGCCTCCGGCGGATTATTATAGAAAAGGAGACCGATCTGGTCCTGCGTTGCTTGAAAAATGGGTAACTGAAATGAGAGGTCGTAAAATTTATAATACTTTGTAATAATGTTATTAGTCTTTGTGAAAATATATTTGTACATTTTGTTATCGTATTTGGTTTAATTAATTGTACCACGGTTCTGTTTCGTTAGGAAAACTATTGATTCGGAGTGttggagtattttttaaattcataatatttttttggttcttatTTGAATAGGATATTGATCCATAAAATTATGTTGAAATCGAAGGAAAGCTACTAGTGACAAAAATTCGATCATTTCGGTAAATTAATAATTGTAGAACATTTGGCGTTTACGACTCTTCAATCATAGTATCTTGGTTTACGATGGTTTTGTAATACCATATGATTCCAGCACATCTATAAATTAAGTGTTGTTATAcgctcgagtttttttttttttttttttcacgaataaaattttgcgttgGTTTCTTCCATCACTTTCATACATGAAGaatctcgttttaaaaaatgtcctttttATATCCTAAACGATATTTTCTTTGTTTGCCTCTTTTTCGTTTTatattgcttttttttcgaaaaatcgttcGAGTTTAGTATACTGTAACAAAACTGCTACTTACATCAATGAAAACCGCTCATTCTGGTAGTTCACACATGACCAGTTTATCGGTACTTTTTTCGTGCTTTGATGAGTTAGTCAAGTATTTTACTAAATTATAGTATGATGTAAAAGGTGAAATTTATTCCTAAGGTGCAGGTTGATAGTTTGCTGGTGACgagtttatttcatcgtttTATAGCTAATATGTAATATTAAAACGTTTGAGTATTCAATCATTATTAAGACTAAGATGAATAGGTAGTGCTCTTTATGTAATAACGTGTCATTTTCGATAATACTTTCAATGTTGATATAACCGTGTGTCCTACattctcatcatttttattaCAATGGAGCAACGCACTGGAATCGTTTAAGGTAAAAATCTCTTGATgggtattttcagtttttatatcTGTACAAATATCTTTATGTTATGATAATCGAACATTATACTATAATGGACCCTGAATCTCTGATATAAGGAAAATGATGctgaaaacaaacatttttagaTAGCTTTTGATTATGTGAAAGTACATAGCGTGTACGTGGTGGgtgggttttaaaaaattagattttttcatacatttagAGTAGgagaaatgattgaaaattaattttgaatccgGAACAAAAATATAATAACCGGTGTAAGTACTTTTAGTTTTATATGGTGCGATTTATCAAAGTTCAATTTAACTGGAACTGGAATGAGCCTTCAGTTTTTGCATGTAGAATAGATATGATATAAATATAAAGAATGGGTTCGAGTAATTCATCGAACTGAGACGAAATGTACAACTTATTCATCATCAGTTTAGTATTTCATTATGCCAGTTTAATATAGTGTAATCAAATTTGAATagaattcagttttttgtttcaaaccaaaaccaaaatgcTGATTCTTTTGATTAATTGTTCGCTAACCGAACACGTCATAAATTTTACTTTCCAAGTTTCGAATGTCCACTGTTTCGCAATTAATCCGAAGTGGATAGCTTAAATCTAGATTACACGTTTGAATTTGCATAATTTCTTAATGATAAATAACCCTCTCGTGTTTAAAACGTGGTTGCGTTGTCGTTTtgaaagtaacatttttttcatcgtaatttttgccaattacaAGACGTTTGCTTTTAAAACGCCATACCTATAGACAGATAGGTTTTTACGGTGCGTTTAGAATGCTAAGGCAAAAAATGATTACATGGCGACGCTTCGAGGTTGAATTAAAAAGGTTTTCGAAGAATATCAACTTTTAGGCTATAATTTTGtgttgtaataaaatttcaataatgtaTTTTAATGACAGGGTGTATTGCTTTTTACGTAGCGTGCAGTTGGGTCATCATCGTAAAAGGTCTGTTACCTATaacgaaaataaaacaaaaaaatttcaactttcatccCTCCAAATTTAGTTTTCTGATTATGGGTAAAATATCAGTTGTCTCTGAAAACAATCTAAAACATTATGAAAAGTGTCgatgtactttttttcattttctgagcCTATTTTCAAGGTGGAACAGGAGTTGTAATATGATAAAGACTTCTCCATCGTGTTCGTTGTcgttaaatattcaaaaacaacgacgaagaattttcaaaatctcgacgTCGGTACCGTGCGAATAAAATGAATACCTATCCTAAGAGGATTAATTTTCATATCAGCCCTTCGTAACATATTTCGCGAGATGTCCAACTTGATTATTGCATGTTACATGGAATACGAATAGCCGCCAGAATTCaaaaggtacctatctatttgtaCCATAAGGGTAATTTTACAGTCAATAACATTTAACTTGTCATTATAATTGGATTAACTATAAGGATCGTGAACTTTAAATAGAACATTTTAACTTGAAGTAATCATTGTGGATTAAAGTGAAGTGAAGCTTCAAGATTTACATGGTAATTACTCACAAAGTAATACGCAGAATATTCTACTGGAGCTCTTGACTTATCGTAATCCGAAATAC
The sequence above is a segment of the Planococcus citri chromosome 3, ihPlaCitr1.1, whole genome shotgun sequence genome. Coding sequences within it:
- the mRpL22 gene encoding large ribosomal subunit protein uL22m, translated to MWNSVRYVCKKSITQMANFNNSLHPVNAILIRSYADHSKASHMYTNFMNSGPDLTKEDNAKLSKWMKLNEKVYPPQDPSEPPRPAYVCHELINLKYSPKKMWYVCRFVRGLTIDEALKQLALVGRKGAEIATRAINEAADMAVKDHNVEFRTNLWIAECFHGRGVMVKGVRRHAKGRIGLVHYRYCNFYIRLEEGKPPADYYRKGDRSGPALLEKWVTEMRGRKIYNTL